The stretch of DNA GGAAGGCTTATCTCTATATCGAGGAATGAGATCGCTGTAGCCTCTGAGGGATATGCATATATACTTAACAAAGGCCTTATCTCCTATGTTAGACTCATAGGTTAACATTTATATAGCCTCAACCACTTAACCTTTTCCTGGGACATGCTTGCCACGGGTGCCTACTAAGCTAGTGACATGGGAGGAGATAGTTGAGTGGAGCAGGGGTCTCGCAAATATTATAAAGAGAAGCGGTTGGAGACCCGATGTAATAGTTGCTATTGCAAGGGGAGGCTATGTACCGGCTAGGCTTCTATGTGACTTCCTAGGTGTTGAGAACCTCCTCTCGATCCAGAGCCAGCACTGGACAGAAGCTGCCAAGGCTGAGGAGAAGGCAGTGCTTAGATTCCCATATATTGTGGATATGAGTGGGAAAAAAGTGTTGCTAGTAGATGACATAGTAGATACTGGTGACACTGTAATGCTTGCAGAGAAGTTTATAAGGGAGAACTGGAACCCATTGGAAGTCAAGATAGCGGTCCTCCAATGGATAAGCCCTATAGCTAAGATCAAGCCTGATTTCTACTATATAGAGGTGAAGGAGTGGGTGTGGTTCCAATATCCATGGACACGGCTTGAGGATGTTACATCCTTCATCAAAAGAATGATTCATGAGGAGGCTAAAAGCGGTAAATCAGTATGGACATTCGAGGATATAGTGAATAGCTTTAGAGAATGGTATGGTATAGATGTAGATAGATACTTCTATGAAGACGCCTTAGAAAATCTAGTGGAGAGGGGATTTCTAATCAGGAAAAACGGTCTCTATATATATAGGGGGAGTACATAGAATAGCTAAGTATTAAACCGCTCTATACTAAGTATTAATCGATATTTTAGAGGGAAAAGCTATATTCAATTAGGTGGTTATGTGGGAGAGGAGGCTATACCAGCAACCATCATAGAGAATACCGCATACAGGGGTTATAGGATTATAAAGCTCAAGCCCCAGAGGCAATTCATATTCTCTCCAGGACAAAATGCTGAATTCGAAATAAGCCAGAGTATATGCAGAGAATGTGGTTCTAAGACATTTTCAATAGCATCGAGCCCAACAGAGGGTTTCATAATGTTTGCAACCCTTGTAGAGGGTAGAGAGAGCCTTTATAAGAGGACATTAGAGAAGATGCGCCCTGGCGATGAAATCATTATCTGGGGACCCTACGGACATTTCACACTTGAGAAAGATGCTGGAGAGATAGTTATGATATTTCATAGCATAGGGGTTACCCCTATAAGATCTATGATCGTATATTCCTCAGAAACAGGATCCGATCTGAGGATCCTAGCTATCCATATTGATGAAAAGGGGGATTTCCTCTTTAGAGAGGATCTAGAGAACGCTACTAAGAGAAACAAGAATATAAGGGTTTTATGGAGGAGAGAGATGTTAAAGGCTTCGGAGATAAGTGAGCTGGTTAGAGATCTTGAGAAGCCTATATTCTATATATCGGGGCCTCCTCAGAGGGTTAGAGATATCATCTCTATATTGAGAAATGCTGGTGTAGAGCTCTCTAGAGAGAGGATTAAGGTGGAATCTTTCACTGGGTATTAGGAATCGTTGTGTAATAGCCTTATATAGCTTCAGGATCATGTGAGAAGCCATGGAGAAGATTAGTGAAAAGGGGAGGAGATGTAGTTGGGTAGATATATATAGATCTCTGGAATCTATAAGCACAGAAGATCTTATGAGAGAGCGTGGAGTAGCTGAAATAATAGCTTCTAAAAGATTATTGAAGATCACATCAGGAGATCTAATAATCTATCTCGTTGGTGTTGGTTCTCATATCCACATGGTCTTGCCGAGAATGTATTGCAGTTGCATCGATTTCTCGATAAATGTTGCTTCAAGATGTCTAAAGCCTTTTTGTGTTCACCTAGCAGCTGTAGAGCTTGCTGAGAGGAAGAAATTTTATAGAGAGATATATTTAAAAGGTGATGAGCTTTCAAAAATCATAGCATCTATCTTAGAGGGGGAGGTAAGCCCCTATATCTCTATTTAGATACCCTCTCAGAAATCCTTATCATTAGTAACACGGCTAGGCTTAGAAGGAATAGGGTTGCCGATGCTGGGAGAGCAGCTGCTAGCCCCTTCGATTCAAATAGATCCCATATTAGAACTGGGGCAGGCTTGACCCCTTGGAAAGGAGGTGTTAAGATGTAATACGCAACTATAGCTACGGAGCCGAACTCGCTTATAGATCTTGCAAGTGTTATGGCGAATGAATTCAATATAGATCTTAGGCTCATAGGGAGGACTATTAATAAGAATATCTTTACCCTGCTAATGCCTAGCGTTAATGCTGCTATCTCAGGCTGTGGATCCATAGATTTGAATCCACTAGCTAAGAACTTAACCATTATAGGGGTTGATACTATTAGAAGGGCAAGGATGAGGGCTAATAATGTATAGGATATATTCTCAACACCGAAGACCCTGAGCAATGGTGATAAGGGCCCTAAAGGCCCCATTAACACTAATATAGCTATCCCAACTAAGGGATGTGGCACCGATGTCGGAAGGTCTATAAGGGCTTCTACAAGATCAACACCTCGAAACCTATATCTCGCAAGATAATACGCAACAGGCGCTCCTATAACTAGTGCGATAGATGTTGCTATAACAGAGGCTATTATCGTTAGTGCTATCGATGATAGAACATCAGGTCCAAATGATCTAGAGGGGTTAGAGAAACCCCCAAAGGAACCCTCATAGCCTA from Sulfolobales archaeon encodes:
- a CDS encoding FAD-dependent oxidoreductase, producing the protein MGEEAIPATIIENTAYRGYRIIKLKPQRQFIFSPGQNAEFEISQSICRECGSKTFSIASSPTEGFIMFATLVEGRESLYKRTLEKMRPGDEIIIWGPYGHFTLEKDAGEIVMIFHSIGVTPIRSMIVYSSETGSDLRILAIHIDEKGDFLFREDLENATKRNKNIRVLWRREMLKASEISELVRDLEKPIFYISGPPQRVRDIISILRNAGVELSRERIKVESFTGY
- a CDS encoding ABC transporter permease; protein product: MLYRLFFWFFIIITIFVVAFPILYLGYEGSFGGFSNPSRSFGPDVLSSIALTIIASVIATSIALVIGAPVAYYLARYRFRGVDLVEALIDLPTSVPHPLVGIAILVLMGPLGPLSPLLRVFGVENISYTLLALILALLIVSTPIMVKFLASGFKSMDPQPEIAALTLGISRVKIFLLIVLPMSLRSILNSFAITLARSISEFGSVAIVAYYILTPPFQGVKPAPVLIWDLFESKGLAAALPASATLFLLSLAVLLMIRISERVSK
- a CDS encoding phosphoribosyltransferase, with the translated sequence MPTKLVTWEEIVEWSRGLANIIKRSGWRPDVIVAIARGGYVPARLLCDFLGVENLLSIQSQHWTEAAKAEEKAVLRFPYIVDMSGKKVLLVDDIVDTGDTVMLAEKFIRENWNPLEVKIAVLQWISPIAKIKPDFYYIEVKEWVWFQYPWTRLEDVTSFIKRMIHEEAKSGKSVWTFEDIVNSFREWYGIDVDRYFYEDALENLVERGFLIRKNGLYIYRGST